One genomic segment of Desulforamulus reducens MI-1 includes these proteins:
- the lonC gene encoding Lon family ATP-dependent protease, translating into MKVFLERFTGDTNEQESKELSFQDQLQRQVTAIYNLLSQLYGSDKLVLRAGKLEALQLMRSERIEERVLALQKLVFEDPTYEALPTIEEVPAILESLQDEIADNIARRTVEEELEKKIGEKMNQRHEDYIREIKMQIIKENAGPENAQTLKRLAILEKLDSKKLAASAMEILRPESFEEVIGQERAVKALLAKLASPFPQHIILYGPPGVGKTTAARLALEVSKGIKGAPFAKDAPFVEVDGTTLRWDPREVTNPLLGSVHDPIYQGARKDLAETGIPEPKLGLVTDAHGGILFIDEIGELDPALQNKLLKVLEDKRVFFDSAYYDSTDNNVPKYIKKIFEEGAPADFVLIGATTRDAEDINPAVRSRCAEVFFEPLTPTAIQGIIKQAAQKLKVEIDKQVPEIIAEYTIEGRKAINILADAYGLACFRQQQEQLEDKVYITKQDVYEVVQVSRLTPYVLNKASDEAEVGKIFGLGVAGYLGSVLEIEAVAFPARKQDQGNIRFNDTAGSMAKDSVFNAASVIRKITGEDIGNYDIHVNVVGGGRIDGPSAGVAIMLAMLSAIQTQPIPQDIAVTGEVSIQGKVRAVGGVFEKIYGAKQAGIKRVFIPKENIKDVPSDIKGIEVIPIQNVEEILKYILPKASSASIAS; encoded by the coding sequence ATGAAAGTTTTCCTCGAAAGGTTCACGGGCGACACCAATGAGCAGGAGTCCAAAGAATTGTCTTTCCAAGACCAACTACAGCGGCAGGTTACCGCCATTTATAATTTGTTAAGCCAGCTTTATGGTTCTGATAAATTGGTGCTCCGGGCCGGAAAATTGGAAGCCTTACAATTGATGCGTTCCGAAAGAATAGAGGAAAGAGTACTGGCATTGCAAAAGCTGGTATTTGAAGATCCAACATACGAAGCACTGCCTACCATTGAAGAGGTCCCGGCTATCTTAGAAAGCTTACAAGATGAAATAGCTGATAATATTGCCCGACGTACCGTTGAAGAAGAATTAGAAAAGAAAATCGGCGAAAAAATGAATCAGCGTCACGAAGATTACATTCGTGAGATTAAAATGCAAATTATAAAAGAAAATGCAGGACCGGAAAATGCCCAGACTTTAAAAAGACTGGCTATTTTAGAAAAGTTAGATTCTAAGAAATTGGCGGCTTCTGCCATGGAAATTCTTAGACCCGAGAGCTTTGAAGAGGTAATAGGCCAGGAAAGGGCGGTCAAGGCACTACTGGCAAAACTTGCGTCCCCCTTCCCCCAGCACATTATCCTTTACGGACCACCGGGCGTAGGAAAAACCACCGCAGCTCGTCTGGCTTTGGAAGTTTCTAAAGGGATAAAAGGGGCACCCTTTGCAAAGGACGCGCCCTTTGTGGAAGTGGATGGGACAACCCTTCGCTGGGACCCAAGGGAAGTTACCAACCCTCTATTGGGTTCTGTACATGATCCCATCTATCAGGGAGCACGTAAGGACTTGGCGGAAACAGGTATTCCGGAACCCAAGCTAGGGTTAGTAACCGATGCCCATGGAGGAATTCTATTCATTGATGAAATCGGTGAACTGGACCCAGCTTTACAGAATAAACTCTTAAAGGTGTTGGAGGATAAACGGGTATTCTTTGATTCTGCCTATTATGACTCAACTGATAACAATGTACCCAAATATATTAAAAAGATTTTTGAAGAAGGTGCACCGGCAGACTTTGTTTTAATTGGTGCCACCACCCGGGATGCAGAGGACATCAATCCAGCTGTTCGTTCCCGCTGTGCAGAAGTATTTTTTGAGCCCCTTACCCCCACTGCCATCCAAGGTATTATTAAACAAGCAGCCCAAAAATTAAAAGTAGAGATAGACAAGCAAGTCCCAGAAATTATTGCCGAATATACCATTGAGGGAAGAAAGGCAATTAATATCCTGGCTGATGCATATGGTTTAGCTTGTTTTCGTCAACAGCAGGAGCAATTGGAAGATAAGGTGTATATTACAAAGCAGGATGTTTATGAAGTTGTACAGGTAAGCCGGTTGACTCCTTATGTTTTAAACAAGGCTTCCGATGAAGCTGAAGTAGGAAAAATTTTTGGGTTAGGGGTAGCTGGATATCTTGGATCGGTTTTGGAAATCGAAGCTGTTGCTTTCCCAGCCCGCAAACAGGACCAGGGAAATATTCGTTTCAACGATACCGCTGGCAGCATGGCCAAGGATTCTGTATTTAACGCAGCTTCAGTTATTCGCAAAATTACCGGTGAAGATATCGGTAATTACGATATCCATGTCAACGTTGTGGGTGGGGGACGTATTGACGGACCCTCTGCAGGAGTAGCAATTATGCTGGCCATGTTAAGCGCTATTCAAACTCAACCGATTCCCCAGGATATTGCAGTAACCGGAGAAGTATCCATTCAAGGTAAAGTCCGGGCAGTTGGTGGAGTCTTTGAGAAAATCTACGGTGCAAAACAAGCAGGCATTAAAAGGGTCTTTATTCCCAAGGAAAACATTAAAGATGTACCGTCAGATATAAAGGGAATCGAAGTAATTCCCATTCAAAATGTAGAAGAAATATTAAAATATATTCTGCCAAAGGCTAGTTCAGCCAGTATTGCCAGTTAA